From a region of the Leishmania major strain Friedlin complete genome, chromosome 4 genome:
- a CDS encoding putative chaperone protein DNAj, which produces MKAASCPPAAARLYRVYGPVHLLPRTTAMRRLAAASAMAVTAGSLGETLLSSAAVSAGGAAHSAMGGSTALLQHRRWQSGGGSKKDLYSVLGVARNSTPEQIKSAYKKRAKALHPDVNPSPTAAEDFAEAKQAYETLSDPQKRSMYDMTGNASAAGGFGGPGGTGGGFNPFGAGGNPFAAGGNPFANMGGANQPGGGQGGFSFNDFEEIFQKMSNSGKDKTRKPQGPEPGADIHYKLVLSFLEAVKGCQKEISYNTMRRCGACTGSGCQDTGSRTKCPHCGGRGKKVMSTGFFHMQQDCTHCGGTGELGRTTCTQCSGKGIVKDRSVQTLPVPKGVDNKERLKVTGKGEAGVRNGPPGNLYIEISVEDDPVFHREGSDIHVITPITLSCAVLGGTVRVPTLTGEVETRVPVGTQQGDKLVLRGRGVHRPNHNKTGDFYIHFAVMLPKELTEEQKKAIADFAKDERPLHLNDAQLQELKGRYRSWFAT; this is translated from the coding sequence ATGAAGGCCGCCTCTTGCccgcccgcagcggcgcgcctcTACCGCGTCTATGGTCCAgtgcacctgctgccgcgcactACGGCTATGCGGCgcctggcggcggcgtctgcaATGGCGGTAACCGCTGGCTCGCTTGGCGAGACGCTCCTGTCGTCTGCCGCCGTTTcggccggcggcgccgcgcactCGGCGATGGGCGgctcgacggcgctgctgcagcaccgtcgctggCAGTCCGGCGGAGGCTCGAAGAAGGACCTATACTCGGTGTTAGGCGTGGCACGAAACTCGACACCGGAGCAGATCAAGTCCGCCTATAAGAAGCGCGCCAAGGCGCTGCACCCCGACGTGAACCCAagccccaccgccgctgaggactttgcggaggcgaagcaggcCTACGAGACCCTCTCCGATCCGCAGAAACGCAGCATGTACGACATGACTGgcaacgccagcgccgccggcggcttCGGTGGGCCCGGTGGGACGGGCGGCGGCTTTAATCCcttcggcgccggcggcaatCCGTTCGCGGCGGGCGGTAACCCGTTCGCGAACATGGGCGGTGCTAACCagcccggcggcggccaggGCGGCTTCTCCTTCAACGATTTCGAGGAGATCTTCCAGAAAAtgagcaacagcggcaagGACAAGACCCGCAAGCCGCAAGGACCGGAGCCTGGCGCGGACATCCACTACAAGCTCGTGCTCAGCTTCCTCGAAGCCGTCAAAGGATGCCAGAAGGAGATCAGCTACAACACGATGCGCCGGTGCGGGGCGTGCActggcagcggctgccaGGACACCGGGTCGCGCACGAAATGCCCGCActgcggcggtcgcggcAAGAAGGTGATGTCCACCGGCTTCTTCCACATGCAGCAGGACTGCACCCACTGCGGTGGCACAGGCGAGCTTGGTCGAACGACGTGCACGCAGTGTAGCGGCAAGGGCATCGTAAAGGACCGCAGCGTGCAGACGCTACCGGTACCGAAAGGTGTGGACAACAAGGAGCGGCTGAAGGTGACGGGCAAGGGCGAGGCCGGTGTGCGCAACGGCCCGCCTGGCAACCTCTACATCGAAATCTCCGTCGAGGACGACCCTGTCTTCCACCGCGAGGGCAGCGACATCCACGTCATCACCCCCATCACGCTCTCCTGCGCGGTGCTCGGCGGCACGGTGCGGGTGCCGACCCTCACAGGCGAGGTCGAGACTCGGGTTCCTGTCGGCACGCAGCAGGGCGACAAgctcgtgctgcgcggccgcggtgtgcacCGGCCGAATCACAACAAGACGGGCGACTTCTACATCCACTTTGCCGTCATGCTGCCGAAGGAGCTcacggaggagcagaagAAGGCCATCGCCGACTTTGCCAAGGATGAAAGGCCGCTCCACCTCAACGATGCCCAACTGCAGGAGCTCAAGGGGCGCTACCGCTCTTGGTTCGCAACGTAG
- a CDS encoding putative 60S ribosomal protein L10: protein MARRPSRCYRFCKNKPYPKSRFCRGVPDPKIRNFDIGRRRATVDEFPVCIHVVSRELEQIASEALEAARIQANKYMVKRANKDVFHMRTRAHPFHVLRINKMLSCAGADRLQTGMRGAFGKPNGVCARVRIGQILLSMRTKEAYVPQAFEALRRAKMKFPGRQIIVMSKYWGFTNILRTEYEALRDAGKLEQRGTHCKLIAPKGKITMRNVMA from the coding sequence ATGGCCCGCCGTCCGTCTCGCTGCTACCGGTTCTGCAAGAACAAGCCGTACCCGAAGTCGCGCTTCTGCCGTGGTGTGCCGGATCCGAAGATCCGCAACTTCGACATTGGCCGACGTCGCGCCACCGTCGATGAGTTCCCGGTGTGCATCCACGTCGTGTCGCGCGAGCTGGAGCAGATCGCGTccgaggcgctggaggctgCCCGCATTCAGGCCAACAAGTACATGGTGAAGCGTGCCAACAAGGATGTGTTTCACATGCGCACCCGCGCCCACCCGTTCCACGTGCTGCGCATCAACAAGATGCTCtcgtgcgccggcgccgatcGTCTGCAGACCGGCATGCGGGGTGCCTTCGGTAAGCCGaacggcgtgtgcgcccgCGTCCGCATTGGACAGATCCTGCTGTCCATGCGCACCAAGGAGGCGTACGTGCCGCAGGCCTTCGAGGCCCTGCGCCGCGCCAAGATGAAGTTCCCCGGCCGCCAGATCATCGTCATGTCCAAGTACTGGGGCTTCACCAACATCCTCCGCACCGAGTACGAGGCTCTGCGCGACGCCGGCAAGCTCGAGCAGCGCGGTACCCACTGCAAGCTGATCGCCCCCAAGGGCAAGATCACGATGCGCAACGTGATGGCGTAA